The window GGAGCGGACAATCACCATAAGGAAAGATGTGAAAGAATCCCTGGGCATCACGATTGGGGGTGGCCGGGAAGGCAAACACAGCGTGCCCATCTATGTGACCAGTGTGCAGCCCGTGGGCTGTCTTTGCCGGGACAGCCGCATTCAGAGAGGtaatggggagaaaggaagggaggctGGGGAAGATACCCGACATTGCCATTCGGTTAGTCCCAGGCCCATCGGGCCAACCAGCCCGTTTCTCCTCTGATCACTCATCCTCTCCAAGGCCTCTGCCCCACAGCCAGAGAAGGCCAGAGCAGGAGTCTCAGGTCCagcatttcctagctctgtggctTTGGCGAGCCAACTACCCTCTGCATGTGAGGAGACTCAGCTGGAGAAGCTAAAGTGGGGTCTTTGCCAATTCCACCCATTTCTGCCAGCCCTGCCTTCTGGGGACAAACAGAGGCCTTCGGCACCTGGAAGGGGGTTCCCGTGCCACCCAGACCCCACCCCTTCCCCGCAGCCTGGAAACTTCTCCTCCGCCAGTTCTGTCCAGTCTAGCTGAGTtgttggggaagagaagagatgcTCAGTGAGGATAAGACTATCCATGGACAAGTGTGGAATGGGCTAATGACAAAGAAAGCAAACAGTATTACATTGATATTACATCTGTGGGTCAGTCACTTAGCAAATGTCTTAGTATCCTAGACAGCCCTGTGTTCTCGACATCTGAACAAGTGTCGAGAGCATGGATCAGGAGTCAGGGGCAGTTCCGGGTTCCAGTCTTGGCTCTGTACCTCAGCCACTCCACTTTATGGGGTTAGTTTCCTCCTGAAGAAAAGGAGTTTGGACTAAAGGACATCAAAGCTGtgttcacttcttttttttaacccttatctgccgtcttagaatcaatactacatattgggtATAAGCCAGAAGAgtagcagaggttaagtgacttccccagggtcatacagctcaacataattttttagacttttactttccatcttagaatcaataccacatattggttccatgacagaagaatggtaatggttAAGCAATGAGGgccaagtgactcacccagggtcacccagctagagagtgtctaaggctggatttaaactcaggtcttcttgNTGTTTTAAATCCTTGccatctctcttagaattgacaccaagtattggctccaaggcagaagagcagtaagggctagacaatgtgggtaaaatgacttgcccaggatcacacagctagaggaagtgaatgaggtcagatttgaacccaggatctcctgtctctagacttgagccacctagttgtccccctGGGGTCACCTCTAAACCCCGTGAGACTCAAATCTCCCAAGTGCACAGGGCACACTCGGCTTTCCAATGGGGCTAGAGCCCCCGTCAGTTATCTCCAGAGTGGCACAGCCAGACCTAAGAGCTCCCTATCTCCACCGGCCCACTCCCGTACTCCACAGGTATCATCCTCCTAAGTATCAACGGCATCGACTTGACATCCCTCTCCTATCAAGAGGCAGTGGCCGTCCTAAAGTCACAGGCAGCCTCGACCATCATTGTCCTGAAAGCCTTGGACATCCTGGTGCCGGCTATGAGCTTGGAGCCTTGGGCAGGCGTTCGAGAGTCGCCCATGGAGTACGGCCAGAGTTGGTCTCCCCTCTGGCTGGCTTGGCTGGGGCTCCCCAGGTGAGAATGGCTTCCCCAGAGGAACTTACCTCTCCCTTGATCACCACCCAGCCCCCAAAACGCTGGCCAGGCTCTTGGCTGGGCGTCCCATATGGCTTCGAGCCCTTCAGTTATCCATCTGAGCTGAGAGGTTGAGCCCCAAATCCCTGCTCCCATGCTGCATGCCTGGTGTGGAGCTAAACGTCTCGGGGACTTGGGTCCCCCCCCCCAGGGCTGATGTTACTTACGATGGAAACCATAcacactcttcttctgccttctctGGAATCCAGGAAGTAAAGGCCAAGATGTCAGGACTAGAAGAAACTTAAGAGGGCCCTGATTAAAGctctgccattttacagataggaaaactgaggcccagagcagaGAAAGCTAAAAAGAGTTTGCTTgttaaagcctttaccttctgccttagaatcaatactgtgtatcagtaccatgtatcggttctaaggcagaaagagctaggcaatgggagttaaatgacttggccagggtcacccagctaggaagtgtctatggccagattggagcccaggacctcccatctctaggcctggctcttaaaccaatgagccacccaggtgcccttGCTCATAGTATTCTTAATCTCATTTtaacaatgagaaaactgaaggtaaCAAAGGTAAAGGACTTGACCAGCGTGACATAGCTAATCAGCGTCAGAGTCAGGATATGGACTTCCATACTGACTCCAAACTGAGCATATTTCTACCATACCGAGCGATTCGGCCCCATGCTCTCCTCTCGCCCATATCTAGGGTATAACCTCAGTTTACCTAGATGTAAAATGGGCCAAATAATCTCTGCTTTCTTCAGAAGGGGCTCGATGTTTGGGAAATGTGCTGCTCCTGCCTGAAGGGCCTTCCTCCCCAGAAATCTCCTTCCCAGGAATCTCTGTCAGCACCAGGGCAGAAAAATCTGTCCCCACCCCACCCATTTCCCCAATCTATCAGCAACTCCAGGAACACAGTAGGGATGGCCCATTGGGCATGGAAGCTATACTTCTCCCAGGCAGTGTCATGACTGAATTCCTTGGAGCTGGGCCAGTCTAGGACCTGAGGCCTATTCCCAGGGCACAGATTGGGAACTCACCTACTAGCGGATGAGGGAGTGGTCACACGCTGAGAGGTGAAGGGCGCCTTGAAGAAAGCATCCAGTCCAAGCCCCTTATCTTACAAGGCAGGAAACTGAAGTCGGAAGTGAGGGGCGGGAGACAGAAGAGACCTGGCCACTGTCTCACAGTCAGTTAGTGTTAGCACATTTGGACCTCGGGCCTCCTCACTCCGGATCCAGTTTCCTGGCTGCCCTCCTTTTCCCGTCCACCTTCAGTATTTCCAGCCTCCTTGTGGCCATGGATAAGTGATGAGATAGTATTTCTTCCCCCAGAGTCCTGCATTCTGTGCCCTCCTGTGGGTTTCTGGCCCTCTCGCACCACCCAGAACACAGGGCTTGGCTCCAGCTAAAGATACCCATTTTGGTGAAGGAGAAAAGCTCCTTCCTGGCCAGATCCATGCACATCATCACGACAATGTCCCCAAAACCAACTACCCACACCTCTTGCAGGAGTTGGAACACTGAGCTGAGACTCAGAACATTGTGCTAATCTTCGGCAAATCGCtctaccctgtttgcctcagtttcttcatgtgtaagctggagaagggaatggcaaaccactccagtatctctgccaggaaaacccaaatggggtcacaaagggtcagacataattgaagaaaatgaccctgggaaagtcacttcaccttatttgcctcggtttcctcatttgtaaaatgaggatgtaaAACAaggtggcaaaccactccaatagtCGCCATGAaacccccaaatagggtcatggagagtcagacatgattaaaatgaCTTAGCATCCCTGTTTTGCAGACAGGGAGACTAAGGCTCAGAGGCTTGTGATTTGCCTGGGTTCACATAGCTAGCGTGTATGtatgtcagagagagagaaaaggagggaagaagggggatgtgatttgaacccaagtcttcctctcCATATCAAAACCATCTACTCTACCACACTGCCCAGTAAGCTGCCAGGAGCCATGTTTTATTCAACTGTCAAAGAATGGAGTTGGACAAGACACTGTGTAATGATACTTTCATGTCTTTATCTGAAGCTCTTGGCAGCCTTGGTGGGCTCTGTTGGATCAAATGTTTCTCAGGATTCCCCAAAGTGCCTAACTGTGTGCGGCTGGCAGGGGTGAGGGACCTCAGCAAAGAAGGCCCATAatgctctttttctctccctcctcagtgCCCTCCATTTATGCCAAGATGTTGTGCTGCATAAGGACACGGAGGAGAGCTGGGGCTTTAGCATCGTGGGGGGCTTCGAGGCCTCCAAAGGCAACCAGCCCTTCTTTATCAAGACCATCGTGCCTGGCACCCCAGCCTTCCGGGATCGAAGACTGAAGTAAGTATGCAGGGTCCAGCGCCCTTTCTAGGCCCTCCTTGGGAGCTCTCAACAACTCTGGCTCCCCTTCTAACTGGCGCCAGAGTCGGAGCCCCTTCACCTGTTGCTTCGTCTGTTGCTTCGTCTGTTGCTTCGTCTGTTGCTTCGTCTGTTGCTTCGTCTGTTACGAGAGCCTCTTCAGTTATTCCTCCCTGTCTTGGGCCTGGCCCCGCTACTTCTCTGTTTAAGAATCCCCTCTTGCCTCAAGGATGAATACTAAACTCCTCTGCTCATCCCTCATGGCAAGATTTTTTCCTTGCCTTCAACATTAATACTTCCTACCTCACAACATCACCAGAAGGAAAACACTTTCTAAACTTTCCTGTGTCACGGGGTGAGAGTTGTCGGTGGCAAGCTGCCCTACGAGGGGCCTGTAGTCCCATAGAGGAGTAGAGAATTGACTTGAACTCAAACCCAGGTCAAACTCCAAAGCTCCAGAACCACACTGGCATGAGATAGGATCATGGGCGTACGGATTTAAAGCTGAAGAGGCTTTTGTcgttgacagatgaggaaaccgaggcccagaagGAGGGGCCatcacttacccagggtcccatagcaaggaaatgtctgGGCTAGGAGTCAATCTCAACTCCTATGAAGCCAAATTCAGGACTCACGACCCTTGGATTACCTAGAAGGCAAAGCGAGGCCCCACTACACTAGAGGACAAGGGGCCgcggtggggaggggggggttgGGCAATCAGTATTGTTCTGGGCCTGAGCTGAATATGGGTGGGGGAGAGTAACTTGAAGGAGAAAATGTATTTCAATTGGATCCTAGGACCTCAGAATGGGAATCGAGACCCTTAGAAGTGATTGGTtcatttacagatggagaaactgaggtccagggagggtGAGGGAAGGGACTCGCCCAAATTGATACTTCAGGGTGGACTAAACTGATTTTCCTCAAGTTTATAGTTTCTTTTGAATTGAAGTTGTATCGGTCCATAGGCCTTCCAGTATTCACCCTCAGGATTCTGGGTACAGAATACCAGTATGCAAATGATATGCAAATTGCCCATCCTGTACAATTGTTGCCCTGGCAACGGCTAGTTTATCTCTCGGGATCTTCT is drawn from Gracilinanus agilis isolate LMUSP501 unplaced genomic scaffold, AgileGrace unplaced_scaffold17186, whole genome shotgun sequence and contains these coding sequences:
- the LOC123254190 gene encoding ligand of Numb protein X 2-like yields the protein TSESRVHFVVLRPRGSPTMEMETDSGSSRPSRSSGSNGTSNHISLSHGNSPTPQWKPELGYYPRPLAFYKDPPAGFLSQERTITIRKDVKESLGITIGGGREGKHSVPIYVTSVQPVGCLCRDSRIQRGIILLSINGIDLTSLSYQEAVAVLKSQAASTIIVLKALDILVPAMSLEPWAGVRESPMEYGQSWSPLWLAWLGLPSALHLCQDVVLHKDTEESWGFSIVGGFEASKGNQPFFIKTIVPGTPAFRDRRLKCGDEIVAVNGTPATGMSNGQLIPMLKELRNRVALTVVSWPGSLV